The Osmerus eperlanus chromosome 12, fOsmEpe2.1, whole genome shotgun sequence genome has a segment encoding these proteins:
- the LOC134031173 gene encoding dnaJ homolog subfamily C member 7-like, protein MAAVDIDMPMETEVEILNEEDMEREAEGFKEQGNAFYVKKDYSEAFNYYTKAIDACPKNASYYGNRAATLMMLCRFREALEDSQQAVRLDDCFMKGHLREGKCHLSLGNAMAASRCFQKVLELEPSNGQARQEHKNASSVLEYERMADFGFEKRDFRKVVYCMDRALVLAPACHRFKILKAECLALLGRYPEAQSVASDILRMDSTNGDALYVRGLCLYYEDCIDKAVQFFVQALRMAPDHEKARLACRNAKALKAKKEEGNKAFKECSYEAAYKLYTEALTIDPNNIKTNAKLYCNRGTVGAKLKNPDQAIEDCTSAIKLDDTYIKAYLRRSQCYMDTEQYEEAVRDYEKVYQTEKTKEHKHLLKTAQLELKKSKRKDYYKVLGVGKQATEDEIKKAYRKRALMHHPDRHSAATPEVQKEEEKKFKEVGEAFTVLSDPKKKMRYDSGHDLEDEGCGGGDFDANNIFRAFFGGQGGGFNYESSQNSAPGNFFFQFG, encoded by the exons ATGGCAGCTGTTGACATCGACATGCCTATGGAAACTGAGGTAGAAATCCTAAACGAAGAGGATATGGAGCG TGAAGCAGAAGGCTTCAAGGAACAGGGAAATGCTTTCTATGTCAAGAAGGATTACTCTGAGGCATTCAACTACTACACCAAGGCCATCG ATGCATGTCCCAAGAATGCGAGTTACTATGGAAACAGGGCAGCCACCCTCATGATGTTGTGCCGTTTTCGAGAAGCTCTCGAGGACTCACAGCAGGCAGTGCGTCTTGATGACTGCTTCATGAAG GGCCATCTGCGAGAGGGGAAGTGCCACCTGTCACTCGGAAACGCCATGGCAGCCAGCCGCTGCTTTCAGAAGGTTCTGGAACTCGAGCCCAGCAACGGCCAGGCGCGTCAGGAG CATAAAAACGCATCTTCAGTCCTGGAATATGAGCGGATGGCCGACTTTGGATTTGAAAAGAGGGATTTTAGAAAG GTGGTATATTGTATGGACAGGGCCCTGGTTTTGGCCCCTGCTTGTCATCGCTTCAAAATTCTCAAAGCAGAGTGCCTGGCTCTTCTAGGCCGCTACCCTGAAGCCCAGTCTGTGGCCAG TGATATCTTGCGCATGGACTCCACCAATGGAGATGCACTGTACGTACGTGGTCTTTGTCTGTACTACGAGGACTGCATCGATAAAGCTGTGCAGTTTTTCGTTCAGGCTCTTCGTATGGCTCCAGACCACGAGAAAGCTCGTCTCGCCTGCAGA AATGCCAAAGCTCTTAAAGCCAAGAAAGAAGAGGGCAACAAAGCTTTTAAGGAGTGTAGCTACGAAGCAGCGTACAAGCTCTACACGGAGGCCCTGACAATAGACCCCAACAACATCAAAACCAATGCCAAGCTCTACTGCAACAGAGGCACTGTGGGAGCCAAG CTGAAGAATCCAGATCAAGCCATCGAAGACTGCACAAGTGCAATAAAACTGGATGACACTTACATAAAGGCCTATTTGAGACGATCCCAGTG TTATATGGACACTGAACAGTATGAAGAAGCTGTGCGGGACTATGAAAAAGTTTACCAGACAGAGAAGACAAAAG AACACAAGCACCTACTGAAGACCGCTCAGttagagctgaagaagagcaagCGGAAAGATTACTAcaaggtgctgggggtgggtaAGCAGGCAACTGAGGATGAAATCAAGAAGGCCTACAGAAAACGGGCCCTCATGCATCACCCAG ACCGTCACAGTGCAGCCACCCCTGAGGtgcagaaggaagaggagaagaagttcaaggaggtgggtgaggcctTCACAGTGCTCTCCGACCCCAAGAAGAAGATGCGCTACGACAGCGGACATGACCTGGAAGACGAGGGCTGCGGAGGGGGAG ATTTCGATGCCAACAACATTTTCAGAGCCTTCTTTGGTGGCCAAGGGGGAGGATTTAATTATGAATCCAGTCAAA ATTCCGCACCTGGAAACTTCTTTTTCCAGTTTGGTTAA